The Aeromicrobium sp. Leaf245 genome includes a region encoding these proteins:
- the ilvC gene encoding ketol-acid reductoisomerase produces MAELFYDDDADLSIIQGKQVAVIGYGSQGHAHALNLRDSGVDVRVGLAEGSKSRDKAEAEGLRVLSVADAVEEADVIVVLTPDQVQRHVYAESIEPNLVDGDALVFGHGFNIRYGYIKPPAGVDVLLVAPKAPGHTVRREFVAGRGIPDIIAVEQDASGQGWDLALSYAKAIGGARAGVIKTTFTEETETDLFGEQAVLCGGMSHLVQAGFETLTEAGYQPEIAYFEVLHELKLIVDLMWEGGIAKQRWSISDTAEYGDYVSGPRVVDSSVKERMQAVLADIQDGTFAKRFIDDQDAGAPEFLALREQEAGHPIEATGKVLRSHFSWKQSDDDYVEGSAAR; encoded by the coding sequence GACGCAGACCTCAGCATCATCCAGGGCAAGCAGGTTGCCGTCATCGGCTACGGCAGCCAGGGACACGCCCACGCCCTGAACCTGCGCGACTCCGGCGTCGACGTCCGCGTCGGCCTCGCCGAAGGCTCCAAGAGCCGCGACAAGGCCGAGGCCGAGGGCCTGCGCGTGCTCAGCGTCGCCGACGCCGTCGAGGAGGCCGACGTCATCGTCGTGCTGACCCCCGACCAGGTGCAGCGTCACGTGTACGCCGAGTCCATCGAGCCCAACCTCGTCGACGGCGACGCGCTCGTGTTCGGCCACGGCTTCAACATCCGGTACGGCTACATCAAGCCGCCCGCCGGTGTCGACGTGCTGCTGGTGGCGCCGAAGGCTCCCGGCCACACCGTGCGCCGCGAGTTCGTCGCCGGCCGCGGCATCCCGGACATCATCGCCGTCGAGCAGGACGCCAGCGGCCAGGGCTGGGACCTCGCCCTCTCGTACGCGAAGGCCATCGGCGGCGCCCGCGCCGGTGTCATCAAGACGACCTTCACCGAGGAGACCGAGACCGACCTCTTCGGCGAGCAGGCCGTGCTGTGCGGCGGCATGTCGCACCTCGTGCAGGCCGGGTTCGAGACCCTCACCGAGGCCGGCTACCAGCCGGAGATCGCCTACTTCGAGGTGCTGCACGAGCTCAAGCTCATCGTCGACCTCATGTGGGAGGGCGGCATCGCCAAGCAGCGCTGGAGCATCTCCGACACCGCTGAGTACGGCGACTACGTCTCCGGACCGCGTGTGGTCGACTCCTCGGTCAAGGAGCGCATGCAGGCCGTGCTCGCCGACATCCAGGACGGCACGTTCGCCAAGCGCTTCATCGACGACCAGGACGCCGGCGCCCCGGAGTTCCTCGCCCTGCGCGAGCAGGAGGCCGGTCACCCGATCGAGGCCACCGGCAAGGTGCTGCGCTCCCACTTCTCGTGGAAGCAGTCCGACGACGACTACGTCGAGGGTTCGGCAGCTCGCTGA